One region of Etheostoma cragini isolate CJK2018 chromosome 16, CSU_Ecrag_1.0, whole genome shotgun sequence genomic DNA includes:
- the LOC117959506 gene encoding uncharacterized protein KIAA2026 isoform X2, protein MDQVDMTDRITASCSHPLFHNQDLIGTDQKSAPQKPSSDIMSTQSKWMSSCTEYSDLIIKEDKLSNGTSEVETMAALHCTGYRGDVTAEDDRLALSNDGMPEFSNSDLSLPEVCISSNSNSFEEDMNYEVQQAYRIFTGFLLDKHKGITSPFLHPIGHQEAQHGIGGVRGRGQAQLRQSMCLRRMEDKFINQEYETITEFVADFRLMLENCYRYHGVDHWISKQAQKLEIMLEQKLTLLSRTLRERTTLAVTSKGRFGAEEERGSGGTSTRRRLAPRSLATIIVGGHESIMVQALRLEEQQRVKEEKRQRELEKKEAEEMSAKEVEEWEQTLLSQASPHTVHTLWELPAIGHFLCLAQTALNLPEIVFFDLERCLLMPRCSSLLSKIMSSLLSPPQRRVTLHRRPALPYRRWESELRQRVMGWYRTVGASNDQSGRAEQLGLCHQFFSTLGEVSPLEEKPFHLLPFYQRVWLLKGLCDHVYETQKYVQEALLAQPIHECRESILGYDSKENAYIHFPHFCGADLRIYCQSPCTPPAFPFRSVWVKRVNIEAETEEEESDGPKEEGVTTDKGCYGGSMDTEEPPDLGKGRAGALGGFKLENGNGEEDERFNLWSLKKEEGSESDSTDGDLKIHNSSLSLSHTSPIGGSGVGVIMKEETVELEYQSKRLTLKQEQGFSLGSMRTIKAETQEPCLSVGEHSYTGRSPARFVNLASPTKPIKMEGGSPSQEHHSSSCVDCCKNKTSNVKSEEHDCCCGTSGPATQLSSESSQNSSEERVYDKIWTKKKRRKKKQGREQLPRGKGEQKQLHVDRMRLSPAGTTKSAVRRVATTIKRKDKQKKHKTGKKLESSKKIKDEPPVEPLFKLVCTSLEDLRELISKTEDELDDLESTKKRLGRWYYRREAVKDLHSTLIRLLNELSPWEPKLVKAYQRNRLRLKKEFDDFKKHPEYNNFVREECISSSSSDDDEDDEDEERRFGKDVCSLSDHYRRSEEEDLEHMVPRGLWRGASTRDYVAESAGDRMVTYVPPNHLKHSLANTEKQVSLLPRSQTGSSSITSTSESGPQSRSELRPSNQSRDSNSAWAARVPPQASLSPKTPILYPTTGLPKGYTPIPTLLAKSVGNKVTLMKRPADFTGINNVDRHSKGSLVSLPTSAMTTTKPSKAQRSPSRSQQNSQQMQAQGLQQTEVLRQPGMGTVIAALPKSPQAKPTQTVPTKPVQVVYKVPERLGHLVRKDSSSPVKIHPVVDQNTGEKIMQQLVILPSNLLIHKTDENVSSLHKQSKGVQVPVSKVASPFCMSTNVPGFTFPENRIPIQHVAPLKDPRTVRTSSPSVSPHLKQGALNTAGLKGVQVCSPQVSTPQDIPPNPSPITTPFTAVSTEPHESTDPKQELKTVCIRDSQSILVTTRGGNTGIVKVQTSSDQNALGSVPTSPVITISPQFKAFLVSKTSQTLSPSAPAQTSPCTIPAVTSISLAQHQKQVPSVLKPPSTFTTPMLTAVTGSNPVTGPGSQNAGTTVAVSQGSNTSAGSTVATKIGQLAQTPTAGPHFQASLVKNPVVVPSLSSSGGVKRPSTDERSQVTKFILVSPSSSFASNVSLSKGTPSYTKSLTSSRVMFISQPTATSSTTSMGSIPKQAITTGASGQLLTTSLSSQTLKMGLPTDQPVVNSEALSKIKNITLPSGVQIQLSGKTTAIGQTIGALSRSPSKSTRMSVSDTGRLTATTIGLFPVTSSDTITSCSAQLASHASPTTSSQLQGIPSFNMISQTCSSTSTSTAATLPAGNVIKKELGMPLSIVSSNSPGQVTTTVQSSQAQTSTSTLIQQLSNIQSGIGEESISSSSSHLALNKNPISLATTANTPSTTSSTGTIQQRIVINTSTPLAAGTQILLNNARFVVPPQGLGPGSHVLIISSPAPQQVPTATRSSVHPQGVVSVTTPGPGIQPQATEVDIAAPSTALSQALVQMGLGNKTLVKKTVPALMQPVLAGTRKPVLPTVAVPPIVSAMSRMQMLPIATVPPIENTVNTLETAPVVTGPSSSSTVIITPAQPITSLKTNDTIHSPVILTNQALGKHSLQTSSLGMHTNVASKLLISPDGAVLNPAQCQGNAVELNAGPNPMDALVVSPNSSTGALHTHDSSLQPSQADRQ, encoded by the exons ATGGATCAGGTGGATATGACAGACCGGATCACAGCATCTTGTAGCCACCCGTTGTTCCACAACCAAGACCTGATTGGGACTGACCAAAAATCTGCACCCCAGAAGCCAAGCTCTGACATCATGTCAACGCAATCCAAATGGATGAGCAGCTGCACTGAATACAGTGACCTGATCATTAAGGAGGATAAGCTCAGTAATGGCACTAGTGAAGTTGAGACTATGGCAGCATTACACTGTACTGGCTACAGGGGAGATGTAACTGCTGAGGATGACCGCCTTGCACTGAGCAATGATGGCATGCCAGAGTTTTCTAACAGTGACCTCTCTCTGCCTGAGGTGTGCATTTCCTCCAACAGCAATAGCTTTGAGGAGGATATGAACTATGAGGTACAGCAAGCGTATAGGATATTCACTGGCTTTCTCTTGGACAAGCACAAAGGGATCACCAGTCCATTCCTCCATCCCATTGGCCACCAGGAGGCCCAGCATGGTATTGGAGGGGTCCGGGGCCGGGGTCAGGCACAGCTCAGGCAGTCCATGTGCTTGCGGAGGATGGAGGACAAGTTTATCAACCAAGAGTATGAGACCATAACAGAGTTTGTTGCAGACTTCAGGCTGATGTTGGAGAACTGTTATCGCTACCATGGGGTGGACCACTGGATCTCCAAACAGGCTCAAAAGCTGGAAATCATGCTAGAGCAGAAGCTTACATTGCTATCCAG GACGCTGCGAGAGAGGACAACCTTAGCAGTGACTTCTAAAGGACGTTTTGGTGCAGAGGAGGAACGGGGTTCAGGGGGCACCTCCACAAGGAGGAGGTTGGCACCTCGTAGCCTGGCTACCATCATTGTGGGTGGGCATGAGTCTATCATGGTCCAGGCCCTACGGCTGGAAGAACAACAGAGGGTAAAGGAGGAGAAAAG GCAACGTGAGCTCGAGaagaaagaggcagaggaaATGTCAGCCAAAGAGGTGGAAGAATGGGAGCAGACTTTGCTGTCACAGGCTTCCCCCCACACTGTGCACACACTTTGGGAACTTCCTGCTATAGGGCACTTCCTCTGTCTGGCTCAGACTGCCCTTAACCTCCCAGAGATTGTATTTTTCGATCTGGAGCGGTGTTTGTTGATGCCCCGCTGCAGCTCCCTCCTGTCAAAAATCATGTCTTCCCTGCTGTCCCCACCCCAGCGGAGGGTCACTCTGCACCGCCGACCTGCCCTGCCTTACCGCCGTTGGGAGTCAGAACTAAGGCAGCGGGTTATGGGCTGGTATCGAACTGTTGGTGCCTCCAATGATCAGTCAGGTCGGGCTGAGCAGCTGGGACTCTGCCACCAGTTTTTCAGCACTCTTGGGGAGGTGAGTCCTTTGGAGGAGAAACCCTTTCACTTGCTGCCCTTCTACCAGCGAGTATGGCTTCTGAAGGGGCTGTGTGATCATGTGTATGAGACACAGAAATATGTGCAGGAGGCTCTCCTGGCCCAGCCCATCCATGAATGTAGAGAGTCAATTTTGGGCTATGACAGCAAGGAGAATGCCTAtatacattttccacatttctgTGGAGCGGACCTGAGGATCTACTGCCAGAGCCCCTGCACACCCCCAGCTTTCCCTTTTCGTTCTGTATGGGTCAAACGGGTTAATATCgaagcagagacagaggaagaagaatcAGATGGGCCGAAGGAAGAGGGGGTTACAACTGACAAGGGGTGTTATGGAGGCTCAATGGACACAGAAGAGCCTCCTGATTTAGGAAAGGGGAGAGCAGGGGCACTTGGGGGTTTCAAATTGGAAAATGGGAATGGAGAGGAAGATGAAAGGTTTAATTTGTGGTCACTGAAGAAGGAAGAAGGGTCTGAATCAGATTCCACTGATGGAGacttaaaaatacacaatagcTCCTTATCCCTTTCACATACCAGTCCTATTGGAGGAAGTGGTGTGGGAGTGATTATGAAGGAAGAGACTGTAGAGTTGGAGTATCAATCCAAGCGACTCACATTAAAACAGGAGCAGGGCTTCTCGTTGGGCTCAATGCGCACCATTAAAGCAGAGACACAGGAGCCCTGTCTAAGTGTTGGGGAGCACAGCTACACAGGCAGGTCACCTGCTCGCTTTGTGAATCTGGCCTCCCCAACCAAACCAATCAAAATGGAGGGAGGAAGTCCCAGTCAGGAACATCACAGTTCTTCCTGTGTGGattgttgtaaaaacaaaactagtAATGTTAAATCTGAGGAGCACGACTGCTGCTGTGGCACATCAGGTCCAGCAACACAGTTGTCTTCTGAGAGTTCTCAAAACTCAAGTGAAGAGAGGGTGTATGACAAAatctggacaaaaaaaaaaaggcggaAGAAAAAGCAAGGGAGGGAACAGCTGCCAAGGGGAAAAGGAGAGCAGAAGCAGCTGCACGTGGATAGGATGAGGCTGTCCCCAGCTGGGACTACCAAGTCTGCAGTGCGGAGAGTTGCCACaacaatcaaaagaaaagacaagcagaaaaaacataaaacgg GAAAAAAGCTTGAATCTTCAAAGAAAATTAAAGATGAACCTCCAGTTGAACCTTTATTTAAG TTGGTATGCACCAGTCTTGAGGACTTGCGAGAGCTGATCAGTAAGACAGAAGATGAGCTTGATGACTTGGAGAGCACTAAAAAGAGATTG GGTCGGTGGTATTATAGGAGAGAAGCAGTGAAAGACCTCCACAGCACTCTAATCAGACTACTGAATGAGCTTTCACCCTGGGAACCCAAACTTGTTAAGGCCTACCAAAGGAACAG GCTTCGTTTGAAGAAGGAATTTGATGATTTCAAGAAGCACCCAGAATACAATAACTTTGTGCGTGAGGAGtgtatttcatcatcatcatcagacgatgatgaggatgatgaagatgaagagaggCGTTTCGGAAAGGATGTGTGTTCACTCTCAGATCATTATAGAAGATCAGAAGAGGAGGACCTTGAACATATGGTTCCTAGAGGTCTTTGGAGAGGAG CTAGCACCAGGGACTATGTGGCTGAGTCTGCAGGAGACAGAATGGTGACCTACGTACCTCCCAACCACCTAAAACACTCTCTGGCCAACACAGAGAAGCAAGTCAGTCTGCTGCCAAGGAGTCAAACTGGTAGCAGTAGCATTACTTCGACCTCTGAATCTGGGCCACAATCCAGATCTGAACTGAGACCATCAAATCAATCCAGGGATTCAAACTCAGCATGGGCAGCAAGGGTGCCACCCCAGGCTTCACTATCACCCAAAACCCCCATCCTCTATCCCACCACTGGACTACCTAAAGGCTACACGCCCATCCCCACCCTGCTGGCTAAGAGTGTGGGAAACAAAGTGACCTTAATGAAACGTCCTGCTGATTTTACAGGGATCAACAATGTAGATAGACACAGCAAAGGTTCTTTGGTCTCCCTGCCTACCTCTGCAATGACTACCACAAAACCTTCAAAAGCACAACGTTCTCCATCCAGGTCCCAGCAGAACTCCCAACAAATGCAGGCACAAGGACTACAACAGACAGAAGTACTAAGACAGCCAGGAATGGGTACAGTCATTGCAGCTCTTCCTAAATCACCACAAGCCAAACCAACCCAGACTGTACCAACAAAACCTGTCCAAGTGGTGTACAAAGTACCTGAGAGGCTGGGTCACCTTGTAAGGAAAGACAGCAGCAGCCCAGTCAAGATTCATCCTGTCGTGGACCAGAACACAGGGGAGAAGATCATGCAGCAATTGGTGATCCTGCCGTCTAACCTTCTCATTCACAAAACTGATGAAAATGTGTCTTCTTTACATAAACAATCTAAGGGTGTTCAGGTCCCAGTTTCTAAAGTGGCCAGCCCCTTCTGTATGTCAACCAATGTGCCTGGGTTCACTTTTCCCGAAAACAGAATCCCTATTCAGCATGTGGCTCCCCTAAAAGATCCCAGGACAGTGAGAACATCTTCTCCTTCTGTTTCCCCTCATCTGAAACAGGGTGCCCTGAACACTGCTGGGCTAAAAGGCGTACAAGTCTGCAGTCCCCAAGTTAGCACACCACAAGATATCCCGCCAAACCCCTCACCCATCACAACTCCCTTTACTGCAGTTTCTACTGAGCCTCATGAATCTACAGACCCTAAACAGGAGCTTAAGACTGTGTGTATCCGTGACTCACAGTCCATCTTGGTAACAACTAGAGGAGGAAACACGGGCATCGTCAAAGTCCAGACATCCTCAGACCAGAATGCGCTTGGTTCTGTGCCCACCAGTCCAGTCATCACCATCTCACCTCAGTTTAAAGCTTTCCTTGTATCCAAGACATCACAgactctctctccttctgctcCCGCTCAGACTTCCCCTTGCACCATCCCAGCAGTGACAAGTATCTCATTGGCCCAACATCAGAAGCAGGTTCCTTCCGTATTAAAGCCCCCTTCCACTTTCACAACTCCCATGCTCACTGCAGTCACTGGTAGCAATCCTGTTACAGGCCCAGGAAGCCAAAATGCAGGCACCACCGTTGCTGTTAGTCAAGGCTCCAACACCTCAGCTGGTTCTACAGTTGCAACAAAGATTGGCCAGCTAGCACAGACACCTACTGCTGGTCCTCATTTCCAAGCTTCATTAGTAAAAAACCCTGTTGTTGTCCCATCACTAAGTAGTTCTGGTGGTGTGAAACGGCCCAGTACAGATGAGAGATCCCAGGTTACTAAATTCATCCTagtttctccctcttcttccttcGCCTCAAATGTATCCCTTTCAAAAGGTACACCCTCTTACACAAAATCACTTACTAGTTCAAGAGTCATGTTCATCAGTCAGCCCACAGCAACATCATCCACCACTTCTATGGGAAGCATTCCAAAGCAGGCAATAACAACAGGGGCTAGTGGACAGCTGCTGACCACTTCATTATCAAGTCAGACTCTAAAGATGGGATTACCCACAGACCAACCTGTTGTCAACTCAGAAGCATTGTCCAAGATCAAGAACATCACTCTGCCCTCAG GGGTTCAAATCCAGTTGTCAGGGAAGACAACAGCCATTGGACAGACCATAGGTGCCCTGTCACGTTCTCCTTCCAAGAGCACAAGAATGTCTGTCTCAGATACAGGCCGTCTGACAGCCACCACCATCGGACTGTTCCCGGTTACAAGTTCAGATACCATCACAAGCTGTTCTGCCCAGCTTGCCTCTCACGCTTCTCCAACCACCAGCTCTCAGCTCCAGGGTATCCCTTCCTTTAACATGATCTCCCAAACATGCTCTTCCACATCCACCTCTACTGCTGCCACTTTGCCTGCAGGAAACGTGATCAAGAAGGAACTTGGTATGCCTTTGAGTATAGTGTCCAGCAACTCTCCTGGTCAGGTAACTACTACTGTGCAGAGTAGCCAAGCCCAAACCTCCACATCCACTCTTATCCAACAGCTTTCAAATATCCAAAGTGGCATTGGTGAGGAAAGCatttcctcatcttcctctcatCTTGCTCTAAATAAAAACCCCATCTCCTTGGCAACAACTGCCAATACCCCATCCACCACTTCTTCTACTGGGACAATCCAGCAGAGGATAGTCATCAACACCTCTACGCCCCTTGCCGCTGGCACACAGATTCTTCTTAACAATGCACGCTTTGTAGTCCCTCCCCAGGGTTTGGGTCCAGGCAGCCATGTCCTTATCATCTCTAGCCCTGCACCACAACAAGTGCCTACTGCCACTCGATCATCAGTACATCCCCAAGG GGTGGTTTCGGTGACAACTCCGGGACCAGGCATACAGCCTCAGGCGACAGAAGTTGATATTGCAGCACCCTCCACTGCTCTATCACAGGCACTAGTGCAGATGGGACTAGGCAACAAAACATTAGTCAAAAAAACAGTCCCTGCCTTAATGCAACCAGTGCTCGCTGGCACAAGGAAACCGGTATTGCCAACAGTTGCTGTCCCACCAATTGTAAGTGCAATGTCTAGGATGCAGATGTTGCCCATTGCTACAGTTCCACCAATCGAAAACACTGTCAATACCTTGGAAACAGCACCTGTGGTCACAGGGCCTTCGTCCAGCAGCACTGTAATAATCACTCCAGCTCAACCAATCACATCATTGAAGACAAACGACACCATCCACTCACCTGTCATTCTGACCAATCAAGCACTTGGTAAGCACTCTTTGCAGACCTCATCGTTAGGTATGCATACCAATGTAGCATCCAAGCTGCTCATTAGTCCTGATGGCGCTGTTTTAAATCCAGCTCAGTGCCAGGGCAATGCGGTTGAGCTGAATGCCGGCCCTAACCCGATGGATGCACTAGTGGTTTCCCCCAACAGTTCCACTGGAgcactacacacacatgattCCTCTTTACAGCCTtcacaagcagacagacagtaa